One Pseudomonas fluorescens genomic region harbors:
- a CDS encoding TetR/AcrR family transcriptional regulator has product MTAPQRLTDRKREAIIQAAIAEFRAHGFEITSMDKIAASAGVSKRTVYNHFPSKEELFAEILNQLWARIIAEPSVTYSRDQPLSDQLRQILQEKVQMMADENFLTLARVAIAATIHSPERAQNMIERMGEREEGLTVWIRAAQADGRLKPVNPEFAAHQVQGLLKAFAFWPQMSLGRAALDPDTQNTVAESALEMFLARYQS; this is encoded by the coding sequence ATGACCGCTCCACAACGTCTTACCGACCGAAAACGCGAAGCCATCATCCAGGCGGCGATCGCCGAATTCCGTGCTCACGGGTTCGAAATCACCAGCATGGACAAGATCGCCGCCTCCGCCGGTGTGTCGAAACGCACGGTGTACAACCATTTCCCCAGCAAAGAAGAGCTGTTCGCCGAGATCCTCAATCAGTTGTGGGCGCGGATCATCGCCGAGCCGTCGGTGACCTATAGCCGCGATCAACCGTTGAGCGACCAGCTTCGGCAGATATTGCAGGAGAAGGTGCAGATGATGGCCGACGAGAATTTTCTGACCCTGGCGCGAGTGGCGATTGCCGCGACCATACATTCTCCCGAGCGTGCGCAGAACATGATCGAGCGCATGGGCGAGCGCGAAGAAGGCCTCACCGTTTGGATTCGCGCCGCGCAGGCCGATGGTCGTCTGAAACCGGTGAATCCAGAGTTCGCCGCGCATCAAGTGCAAGGCTTGCTCAAGGCTTTTGCCTTCTGGCCGCAGATGTCACTCGGGCGCGCAGCGCTTGATCCAGACACGCAGAACACGGTGGCTGAATCGGCGCTGGAGATGTTCTTGGCACGCTATCAGAGCTGA
- a CDS encoding CTP synthase, with amino-acid sequence MDNRSIRIALIGDYDPQVTAHQAIPVAIGLVAEDLDQTVQFEWLATDQIHDETTLLGFDGFWCVPASPYKSEEGALRAIRFAREGQHPFLGTCGGFQHAVLEFSRNVLGWGDAEHGETSPESKRAVLTPVTCSLVEAIDVIHLQSGSLIAKAYEKSEIEEGYRCRYGVNPQFEQHLMSDRLQAVGHDSARDLRAIELNSHPFFVATLFQPERAALKGITPPLVRAFVKAAAFASRLTPTAGL; translated from the coding sequence ATGGACAATCGCAGCATTCGCATCGCGCTGATTGGCGATTACGATCCGCAAGTTACCGCGCATCAGGCTATTCCAGTGGCCATCGGCCTGGTCGCCGAAGACCTTGACCAGACGGTGCAGTTCGAATGGCTGGCCACCGATCAGATTCACGACGAAACGACGTTGCTTGGCTTCGACGGTTTCTGGTGCGTGCCGGCCAGCCCTTACAAGAGTGAAGAAGGCGCATTGCGCGCAATTCGTTTTGCCCGCGAGGGGCAGCATCCTTTCCTCGGGACCTGTGGCGGTTTTCAACATGCGGTGCTGGAATTTTCCCGCAACGTGTTGGGCTGGGGTGATGCCGAGCACGGAGAAACTTCGCCGGAATCCAAACGCGCGGTGCTCACCCCGGTGACCTGTTCGCTGGTTGAAGCCATCGACGTCATTCACCTCCAGTCCGGCTCGTTGATCGCCAAAGCGTACGAAAAATCTGAAATCGAAGAAGGCTATCGCTGCCGTTATGGCGTGAATCCGCAGTTCGAACAGCATTTGATGAGCGACCGGCTACAAGCGGTAGGCCACGATTCAGCGCGGGATCTGCGCGCTATCGAACTGAACAGCCACCCGTTCTTCGTCGCCACGCTGTTCCAGCCGGAACGCGCCGCGCTAAAGGGCATAACTCCGCCGCTGGTTCGGGCCTTCGTGAAAGCAGCCGCCTTCGCGAGCAGGCTCACTCCCACAGCAGGTTTGTGA
- a CDS encoding DUF2025 family protein — MRITSQLICQAADELKGFVGLNRKTGQYIVRFSEDSFGMDVADDGIIPASEFVWAPASETTMTLTRELIQLLLDQHIDDRINITEPLRVYMSKVEVPEIVAVRSLVRG; from the coding sequence ATGCGCATCACCTCCCAACTCATCTGCCAGGCCGCTGACGAGCTCAAAGGCTTCGTCGGCCTCAACCGCAAGACCGGCCAATACATCGTGCGCTTCAGCGAAGACTCGTTCGGCATGGATGTCGCCGACGACGGCATTATCCCGGCCAGTGAATTCGTCTGGGCGCCGGCGTCGGAAACCACCATGACGCTCACGCGCGAGTTGATTCAGTTGCTGCTCGATCAACACATTGACGACCGCATCAACATCACCGAACCGTTGCGCGTTTACATGAGCAAAGTTGAAGTGCCGGAGATTGTTGCGGTGCGGAGTCTGGTACGCGGTTGA
- a CDS encoding MBL fold metallo-hydrolase, whose protein sequence is MANPVSFADKTPTPEASRQDQGLFRNHAPVQREGLRKMLRIMWNMIFHKPQNTRPTAAIPVQPLTREDLLAAPNHSVYRLGHSTLLLKMRDKFFITDPVFAERASPVQWAGPKRFHQPPISIDQLPPIEAVVLSHNHYDHLDYEAVLKLASKTTYFLTPLGVGDILIKWGVDASKVRQYDWWQGTEIAGTRFIATPSQHFSGRGLFDGNSTLWASWVMIDADTRIFFSGDSGYFDGFKRIGEQYGPFDLTLMETGAYNVEWPHVHMQPEETLQAHIDLKGRWLFPIHNGTFDLAMHAWHEPFDRILALAWERSIAITTPQMGEAFNIAHPQRGSTWWMAVEEESDAVVQNA, encoded by the coding sequence ATGGCCAATCCAGTCTCTTTCGCGGATAAAACTCCCACACCCGAAGCGTCCCGACAGGATCAAGGGCTGTTCCGCAATCACGCGCCGGTGCAGCGTGAAGGCCTGCGCAAAATGCTGCGGATCATGTGGAACATGATTTTCCACAAACCGCAGAACACCCGGCCGACCGCCGCGATCCCCGTGCAGCCGCTGACCCGAGAAGATCTGTTGGCTGCACCCAATCACAGCGTTTATCGGCTCGGGCATTCGACCCTCCTGCTGAAAATGCGCGACAAATTCTTCATCACCGACCCGGTCTTCGCCGAGCGTGCCTCGCCGGTGCAATGGGCTGGGCCGAAACGTTTCCATCAGCCGCCGATCAGCATTGATCAATTGCCGCCGATCGAAGCGGTGGTTCTGTCGCACAATCATTACGACCATCTCGACTACGAAGCCGTACTTAAACTCGCGTCTAAAACGACCTACTTCCTGACCCCGCTCGGCGTCGGCGACATCCTGATCAAATGGGGCGTCGACGCCAGCAAAGTGCGTCAGTACGACTGGTGGCAGGGCACTGAAATCGCCGGCACCCGCTTCATCGCCACACCGTCGCAGCACTTCTCCGGTCGCGGTCTGTTCGACGGCAACAGCACGCTGTGGGCGTCATGGGTGATGATCGACGCCGACACACGAATCTTCTTCAGCGGCGACAGCGGTTACTTCGACGGCTTCAAACGCATCGGGGAACAATACGGCCCGTTCGACCTGACCCTGATGGAAACCGGCGCCTACAACGTCGAATGGCCACACGTGCACATGCAACCGGAAGAGACGTTACAAGCGCACATCGACCTCAAAGGTCGCTGGCTCTTCCCTATCCACAACGGCACCTTCGACTTGGCGATGCACGCATGGCACGAACCCTTCGACCGCATCCTCGCCCTCGCATGGGAACGCAGCATTGCGATTACCACCCCGCAAATGGGTGAGGCGTTCAATATTGCGCATCCACAACGGGGGAGTACGTGGTGGATGGCGGTTGAAGAGGAGAGTGATGCGGTGGTACAGAACGCATGA
- a CDS encoding methyl-accepting chemotaxis protein, whose amino-acid sequence MFFNRHKAALDDMQRALTEQSAFLEAINRSMAVIEFDLNGVVLRANDNFLKTMGYTEAQAIGQPHRHFCTPEFGRSAQYSELWSRLKNGQFQSGTFERVNSNGQPIWLEASYNPIKDATGRVTKVVKYAMDVTAKVQQENEANAKLHAIDRAMAVIEFDLDGNILKANQNFLTRMGYTLAELKGKHHRLFCTAEQVNSSAYQDFWRRLNQGEFFHGQFERVDKRGQTVWLEANYNPVYDASGRLCKVVKFASDVTARVEQHEQDARSASNAYHISVETRKVAEQGTQVIQQAASEMREIAYDISQSSTLIAQLGDRSEQITAIVNTIRAIADQTNLLALNAAIEAARAGEQGRGFAVVADEVRQLAARTSGSTAEISNMIGLIQSETRQAIKSMEGTRERAAEGVELANQAGTVILQIRDGASQAVDAVSMFANERAPG is encoded by the coding sequence ATGTTTTTCAACCGCCACAAAGCCGCTCTCGACGACATGCAACGGGCCCTGACTGAGCAGTCGGCATTTTTAGAAGCCATCAATCGTTCGATGGCAGTCATCGAGTTCGATCTTAATGGCGTGGTGTTACGTGCCAATGACAATTTTCTCAAAACCATGGGCTATACCGAAGCCCAAGCGATCGGCCAGCCGCACCGGCACTTCTGCACACCCGAGTTCGGCCGTAGCGCCCAGTACAGTGAATTGTGGTCGCGCCTGAAAAACGGACAATTCCAGTCCGGCACCTTCGAACGGGTCAACAGCAACGGCCAGCCGATCTGGCTCGAAGCCAGCTACAACCCGATCAAGGATGCGACGGGGCGGGTGACTAAAGTCGTCAAGTACGCGATGGATGTCACCGCGAAAGTGCAGCAGGAGAACGAAGCGAACGCCAAGTTGCACGCGATTGACCGGGCGATGGCGGTGATCGAATTTGATCTCGACGGCAATATTCTTAAGGCCAATCAGAATTTTCTGACGCGCATGGGATACACCCTCGCCGAGCTCAAGGGCAAACATCACCGTTTGTTCTGCACCGCGGAACAGGTCAACAGCAGCGCCTATCAGGACTTCTGGCGCCGCTTGAATCAGGGCGAGTTCTTCCATGGGCAATTCGAACGCGTGGACAAACGCGGGCAAACGGTGTGGCTGGAGGCCAATTACAACCCGGTCTACGACGCGTCCGGCCGCTTGTGCAAAGTGGTGAAATTCGCCTCGGACGTCACCGCCCGGGTCGAGCAACACGAACAGGATGCACGCAGCGCCAGCAATGCTTATCACATCTCGGTCGAGACGCGAAAAGTCGCCGAACAAGGTACGCAAGTGATCCAACAGGCCGCCAGCGAAATGCGCGAAATAGCCTACGACATCAGCCAGTCTTCAACCCTGATCGCGCAACTGGGCGACCGCTCCGAGCAGATCACGGCCATCGTCAACACCATTCGTGCGATCGCCGATCAGACCAACCTGCTCGCCCTCAACGCCGCCATCGAAGCGGCGCGCGCCGGTGAACAGGGGCGCGGCTTTGCCGTGGTGGCCGACGAAGTGCGGCAATTGGCAGCGCGGACCAGCGGTTCCACTGCGGAGATTTCCAACATGATCGGCCTGATCCAGAGTGAAACCCGGCAAGCGATCAAAAGTATGGAAGGCACCCGCGAACGCGCGGCTGAAGGCGTGGAATTGGCAAACCAGGCCGGGACGGTGATTCTGCAGATTCGCGATGGTGCGAGTCAGGCGGTGGATGCGGTGAGCATGTTTGCCAATGAGCGAGCGCCGGGGTGA